In one Parageobacillus genomosp. 1 genomic region, the following are encoded:
- the pdxT gene encoding pyridoxal 5'-phosphate synthase glutaminase subunit PdxT, which produces MKIGVLGLQGAVQEHVRSIEACGAEAVVVKKPDQLAELDGLILPGGESTTMRRLIDKYGFMEPLKQFAAAGKPMFGTCAGLILLAKRIVGYDEPHLGLMDITVERNSFGRQRESFEAELSIAGVADDFIGVFIRAPHIVEVGEDVEILAKYEDRIVAARQGQFLGCSFHPELTDDHRMTHYFLNMVKEAKA; this is translated from the coding sequence ATGAAAATTGGTGTACTTGGCTTACAAGGTGCGGTGCAAGAACATGTTCGCTCTATTGAAGCATGTGGGGCGGAAGCAGTTGTCGTAAAAAAACCAGACCAGCTTGCAGAATTGGATGGTCTAATTCTTCCTGGCGGCGAGAGTACAACGATGCGCCGGCTTATAGATAAATACGGATTTATGGAGCCGTTAAAACAGTTTGCGGCGGCAGGAAAACCGATGTTCGGCACGTGTGCAGGGTTAATTTTGCTGGCGAAACGAATTGTCGGCTACGATGAACCACATTTAGGGCTGATGGATATTACCGTTGAGCGAAATTCTTTCGGTCGTCAGCGCGAAAGTTTTGAAGCGGAACTTTCGATTGCTGGGGTTGCCGATGATTTTATCGGTGTATTTATCCGTGCTCCACATATCGTGGAAGTAGGCGAAGACGTCGAAATTTTAGCCAAATATGAGGACCGCATTGTCGCAGCAAGACAAGGACAGTTTCTCGGGTGTTCATTCCATCCTGAATTGACGGATGACCACCGCATGACGCACTATTTTCTTAATATGGTGAAAGAAGCAAAAGCATAA
- a CDS encoding serine hydrolase, whose translation MIGFLIVCLCLGLLPFQVAKAESDALDINADAAILVDAETGRILYQKNIDTVLGIASMTKMMTEYLLLDAIKEKRVKWDQQYTPSDYVYRLSQDRDLSNVPLRKDGKYTVRELYEAMAIYSANGATVAIAEIVGGSEKNFVKMMNEKAKQLGLKDYKFVNATGLSNNDLKGFHSEGTDVNDENVMSARAMATLAYYLLKDHPEVLKTASIAHKTFREGTDDEIKMDNWNWMLPGLVYAYPGVDGLKTGYTEFAGNCFTGTVKRDGVRFITVVMNAKDNSGKSTREARFEETQKLFDYGFSNYSKKELYPKGYQLKGNKTLPVVKGKEKTVSIVTDKPLSVLVKSGEEKNYRPVYVFDKKKLTDQGELTAPIKKGEKVGYMTLQYKGDDSYSFLSPEMKKNVSVNIVTKESVEKANWFVLTMRGIGGLFGDLWTSVAKTVKGWF comes from the coding sequence ATGATTGGTTTCCTTATTGTTTGCTTATGTTTAGGTTTATTGCCGTTTCAGGTAGCAAAAGCAGAAAGCGATGCATTGGATATTAATGCCGATGCGGCGATTTTGGTGGATGCCGAAACAGGGAGAATTTTGTATCAAAAAAACATTGACACTGTTCTTGGTATTGCCAGCATGACAAAAATGATGACCGAATACTTACTGCTAGATGCCATTAAGGAAAAACGGGTAAAATGGGATCAACAATATACGCCAAGTGATTACGTTTACCGCCTTTCACAAGATCGTGATTTGTCGAACGTTCCGTTGCGGAAAGATGGAAAATATACGGTTCGCGAACTTTACGAAGCAATGGCCATTTATTCAGCCAACGGGGCCACAGTAGCGATTGCTGAGATTGTCGGCGGTTCCGAGAAAAATTTCGTGAAAATGATGAACGAAAAAGCGAAACAATTAGGATTGAAAGACTATAAGTTTGTCAATGCTACTGGATTAAGCAATAACGATTTAAAAGGTTTCCACTCAGAGGGAACGGATGTAAATGATGAAAATGTGATGTCGGCGCGGGCAATGGCAACATTGGCCTACTATTTACTGAAGGATCATCCGGAAGTGCTGAAAACAGCAAGTATCGCCCATAAAACATTCCGTGAAGGAACAGACGATGAAATTAAGATGGATAACTGGAACTGGATGCTGCCGGGATTGGTTTATGCCTATCCAGGAGTCGATGGTTTAAAGACAGGATATACGGAATTTGCAGGAAATTGCTTTACAGGGACAGTGAAGCGCGACGGCGTCCGTTTCATCACGGTGGTGATGAACGCAAAAGACAACAGTGGAAAATCAACGAGGGAGGCTCGCTTCGAAGAGACGCAGAAACTGTTTGACTATGGATTCAGCAATTACTCTAAGAAAGAACTATACCCGAAAGGATATCAACTGAAAGGGAATAAAACTCTTCCGGTCGTAAAGGGGAAAGAAAAGACTGTATCGATCGTAACGGACAAGCCGCTCTCCGTATTAGTGAAAAGCGGCGAAGAAAAAAATTATCGCCCTGTTTATGTTTTCGATAAGAAAAAATTAACCGATCAAGGCGAGTTAACGGCTCCGATAAAAAAAGGAGAAAAAGTTGGATATATGACATTGCAATACAAAGGCGATGATTCATATAGCTTCTTAAGTCCGGAAATGAAGAAAAATGTGAGCGTAAATATCGTGACAAAAGAGAGCGTCGAAAAGGCGAACTGGTTTGTGCTTACGATGAGAGGAATCGGCGGATTGTTTGGCGATCTATGGACAAGTGTAGCAAAAACGGTCAAAGGCTGGTTTTAA
- the pdxS gene encoding pyridoxal 5'-phosphate synthase lyase subunit PdxS, protein MATTGTDRVKRGMAEMQKGGVIMDVVNAEQAKIAEAAGAVAVMALERVPADIRAAGGVARMADPTVVEEVMKAVSIPVMAKVRIGHYVEARVLEALGVDYIDESEVLTPADEEFHIDKRQFTVPFVCGCRDLGEAARRIAEGASMLRTKGEPGTGNIVEAVRHMRKVNAQIRKVVSMSEDELVTEAKNLGAPVEVLREIKRLGRLPVVNFAAGGVATPADAALMMHLGADGVFVGSGIFKSENPEKYARAIVEATTHYEDYELIAHLSKGLGGAMRGIDVASLLPEQRMQERGW, encoded by the coding sequence ATGGCAACTACGGGTACGGACCGTGTCAAACGAGGAATGGCAGAAATGCAAAAAGGCGGCGTCATCATGGATGTTGTCAATGCGGAACAAGCGAAAATTGCTGAGGCAGCCGGCGCAGTAGCGGTAATGGCGTTAGAACGTGTTCCCGCTGATATTCGCGCTGCTGGCGGCGTAGCGCGCATGGCGGATCCAACGGTCGTTGAGGAAGTGATGAAAGCCGTATCGATCCCTGTGATGGCAAAGGTACGCATCGGTCATTACGTAGAGGCACGCGTATTGGAGGCGCTAGGGGTAGACTATATTGACGAAAGCGAAGTATTAACGCCAGCCGATGAAGAGTTTCATATTGATAAACGACAATTTACCGTTCCTTTTGTATGCGGCTGCCGTGATTTAGGAGAGGCGGCGCGCCGCATTGCGGAAGGCGCATCGATGCTGCGGACAAAAGGAGAACCAGGAACGGGAAACATTGTCGAAGCGGTACGGCATATGCGTAAAGTCAATGCACAAATACGCAAAGTGGTCAGCATGAGCGAAGACGAATTAGTGACGGAGGCCAAAAATTTAGGGGCACCTGTCGAAGTATTGCGCGAAATTAAGCGGTTAGGTCGTCTTCCAGTTGTCAACTTTGCCGCTGGCGGGGTCGCGACTCCAGCGGACGCGGCGCTGATGATGCACTTAGGGGCAGACGGCGTATTTGTCGGCTCTGGTATTTTCAAATCGGAAAATCCAGAAAAATATGCACGAGCAATTGTTGAAGCTACCACCCATTACGAAGACTACGAGTTAATTGCCCATTTATCGAAAGGGTTGGGCGGCGCAATGCGAGGCATTGATGTCGCATCATTATTGCCAGAACAACGGATGCAAGAGCGCGGTTGGTAA